Proteins encoded in a region of the Gammaproteobacteria bacterium genome:
- a CDS encoding ribonucleoside-diphosphate reductase subunit alpha has translation MQTEVPTPGDTTLTAPSSKSASSNTVASTAPGQLRVIKRNGAVVSYDESKIIVAITKAYLAVEGGNAAASSRIHDLVLTLGKQIADTFKRRMPSGGTIHIEDIQDQVELALMRSGDHNVARSYVLYRAERARQREQRQKKDVANRPALEVTFEDGTRGPLDTERLQTVIREACEGLEDVSSDEIYNETLKNLYPGVKMSDVSTSLVMTARTMVEKDPNYSFVTARLLMDTLRSEALSFLGVADKATQSEMHYRYASVLKPYVEKGVELGLLSPHLLEYNLEVLGQALKAERDQQFTYLGLQTLYDRYFIHSNGVRFELPQVFFMRVAMGLASNEENREERAIEFYNLISSFDYMVSTPQLFNSGTMRPQLSSCFLTTVPDDLYGIYSAIRDNAMLSKWAGGLGNDWTPVRALGAYIKGTNGKSQGVVPFLKVVNDTAVAVNQGGKRKGAVCAYLETWHLDIEEFLELRKNTGDDRRRAHDMNTANWIPDLFMKRVFNDQDWTLFSPNNVPELHDLHGREFEEAYEEYERKAAAGEMEIYKTVKAASLWRKMLSMLFETGHPWITFKDSCNVRSPQQHVGTIHSSNLCTEITLNTSKDEVAVCNLGSINLVNHVDENGLNQEKLQRTIKTAIRMLDNVIDINYYSVPEAKNSNMKHRPIGMGIMGFQDALYLQKIPYASNQALEFADASMEVISYYALQASSELAEERGCYESYRGSLWDQGILPIDSLKLLQQERGKDYLDVNLEQRLDWASLRQRIQEKGMRNSNVMAIAPTATIANISGVSQSIEPTYQNLYVKSNLSGEFTVVNPYLVKDLKALDLWDNVMANDLKYYEGSVEKIDRVPQHIKQLYATAFEVEPRWLVDAASRRQKWIDQAQSLNLYIAGASGKKLDVTYRMAWLRGLKTTYYLRALAATTTEKSTISDSSLNKVSSGPASVPMACSIDDPDCEACQ, from the coding sequence ATGCAAACTGAAGTTCCTACTCCAGGGGATACCACCCTTACCGCTCCGTCAAGCAAATCCGCCAGCAGCAACACCGTCGCCAGCACGGCACCGGGACAACTGCGCGTCATAAAGCGCAATGGCGCAGTGGTTTCCTATGATGAATCCAAGATCATCGTCGCCATTACCAAAGCTTATCTGGCGGTAGAAGGTGGTAATGCGGCGGCCTCCAGCCGAATTCACGACCTGGTGCTGACACTTGGCAAGCAGATTGCGGACACCTTCAAGCGCCGGATGCCCTCTGGCGGCACTATTCATATCGAGGACATTCAAGATCAGGTGGAGCTGGCCCTGATGCGCAGTGGCGACCATAACGTCGCCCGCAGTTACGTCCTGTACCGTGCCGAGCGCGCACGCCAGCGGGAACAGCGCCAGAAAAAAGACGTGGCGAACAGGCCGGCTCTGGAAGTCACCTTTGAGGACGGTACCCGCGGCCCCCTCGATACCGAGCGCCTGCAAACTGTCATTCGCGAAGCCTGCGAAGGTCTGGAAGATGTGTCCAGCGATGAGATTTATAACGAGACACTTAAGAACCTGTACCCGGGCGTCAAGATGAGTGACGTGAGTACTTCCCTGGTGATGACTGCCCGCACAATGGTCGAAAAAGATCCCAATTATTCCTTTGTCACGGCGCGCCTGTTGATGGATACGCTGCGTAGCGAGGCCCTGAGTTTTCTAGGCGTAGCTGACAAGGCCACCCAGTCGGAAATGCACTACCGTTACGCGTCGGTGTTAAAGCCCTACGTCGAAAAAGGGGTTGAACTAGGATTGCTGTCCCCTCACCTGCTGGAATATAACCTGGAAGTTCTGGGTCAGGCTCTCAAGGCTGAACGCGACCAGCAGTTTACCTATCTGGGGCTGCAAACCCTTTACGACCGCTACTTTATCCACAGTAACGGCGTCCGATTTGAACTTCCCCAGGTATTCTTCATGCGTGTAGCCATGGGACTGGCCAGCAACGAGGAAAATCGGGAGGAACGGGCAATCGAGTTCTACAACCTGATTTCCAGTTTCGATTACATGGTCTCCACCCCGCAGCTATTCAACTCCGGCACCATGCGGCCGCAACTGTCGTCGTGTTTTCTTACCACAGTCCCCGACGACCTGTATGGCATCTACTCGGCTATCCGCGACAACGCCATGCTGTCGAAATGGGCTGGTGGACTGGGCAACGACTGGACACCGGTCAGGGCACTGGGAGCCTACATCAAGGGAACTAACGGAAAATCACAGGGAGTCGTACCTTTTCTCAAGGTGGTCAACGACACGGCGGTAGCTGTCAACCAGGGTGGCAAACGCAAGGGCGCGGTCTGTGCTTACCTGGAAACCTGGCACCTGGATATCGAGGAGTTTCTCGAACTGCGCAAGAACACTGGAGACGACCGGCGCCGGGCCCACGACATGAACACCGCCAACTGGATTCCGGATCTGTTCATGAAGCGGGTGTTTAACGACCAGGACTGGACCCTGTTTTCACCGAACAACGTCCCGGAACTCCACGACCTTCACGGCAGGGAGTTCGAGGAAGCTTACGAAGAATACGAGCGCAAGGCGGCAGCCGGCGAGATGGAGATTTACAAAACCGTCAAAGCTGCCAGCCTGTGGCGCAAGATGCTGTCGATGCTGTTTGAAACCGGCCATCCCTGGATCACATTCAAGGACAGTTGCAACGTGCGCTCTCCCCAGCAGCACGTGGGGACTATCCATTCTTCCAATCTGTGCACGGAGATCACCCTCAATACCAGCAAAGATGAAGTGGCCGTCTGTAATCTGGGGTCCATCAACCTGGTCAACCATGTTGACGAGAATGGACTCAACCAGGAAAAGCTGCAGAGAACAATCAAAACCGCGATTCGAATGCTGGATAACGTAATCGACATCAATTATTACTCTGTACCGGAAGCCAAGAATTCCAACATGAAGCACCGCCCTATTGGCATGGGCATCATGGGCTTTCAGGACGCTCTGTATCTGCAGAAAATCCCCTATGCTTCCAATCAGGCGCTGGAGTTTGCCGATGCATCCATGGAGGTAATCAGCTATTACGCCCTGCAGGCATCCAGTGAGCTGGCAGAAGAACGTGGTTGCTACGAATCCTACCGGGGCTCGCTATGGGATCAGGGTATTTTACCAATCGATTCCCTGAAGCTTCTGCAACAGGAACGCGGCAAGGACTACCTGGATGTCAACCTGGAGCAACGCCTTGACTGGGCCAGCCTGCGGCAGCGAATCCAGGAAAAGGGCATGCGGAATTCCAATGTCATGGCGATAGCACCGACCGCCACCATTGCCAATATCAGCGGCGTTTCCCAGTCCATAGAACCGACCTACCAGAACCTGTATGTGAAATCCAATCTGTCCGGCGAATTCACCGTGGTGAACCCCTACCTGGTTAAGGATCTGAAAGCCCTCGACCTGTGGGATAACGTCATGGCCAACGATCTGAAATATTACGAGGGCAGTGTTGAAAAGATCGACCGAGTCCCCCAGCACATCAAACAGCTTTATGCCACAGCCTTCGAAGTGGAACCGCGCTGGCTGGTGGACGCTGCAAGTCGCCGACAGAAGTGGATTGACCAGGCCCAGTCATTGAATCTTTATATCGCCGGGGCCAGCGGCAAGAAACTGGACGTCACCTACCGCATGGCCTGGCTGCGAGGGCTGAAGACCACTTATTACCTGCGCGCACTGGCAGCGACAACAACGGAGAAATCCACAATATCCGACTCGTCATTGAACAAGGTTTCGTCGGGGCCCGCCAGCGTCCCCATGGCCTGTTCAATTGATGATCCGGATTGCGAAGCCTGCCAATAA
- the argF gene encoding ornithine carbamoyltransferase: MAVQHFLTLKDLPRKDILEIVQRASALKQADDPSTALAGRTLALIFDKSSTRTRVAFEVAMNRLGGSSIFLSNKDSQLGRGETPEDSARVLSRMVDCVAIRTFEHSMLERFASHSQVPVINALTDSFHPCQLLADVQTFQEHRGSIAGKTVAWIGDGNNMCQSYINASEVFDFELRIAAPKGYEPDPLLVQQHSHRVSLCSTPQEAVRDVDLVVTDVWASMGQESEQSQRLQLFAAYQVNEALLALANSRALFMHCLPAHRGEEVSAGVIDAPDSVVWDEAENRMHSQRALLEFLCISNLLN; encoded by the coding sequence ATGGCAGTTCAACACTTTCTGACACTGAAGGATCTTCCCCGCAAAGACATACTGGAAATCGTCCAGAGAGCCAGCGCCCTGAAACAGGCTGACGACCCCTCAACAGCGCTTGCTGGTCGCACGCTGGCACTGATTTTCGACAAGTCCTCCACTCGCACCAGGGTTGCATTCGAAGTAGCAATGAATCGCCTGGGTGGCAGTTCGATCTTTCTGTCCAACAAAGATTCGCAGCTGGGCCGCGGAGAAACACCGGAAGACAGCGCCAGAGTGCTGTCCCGCATGGTGGACTGCGTGGCTATCCGGACTTTTGAGCACAGCATGCTGGAGCGATTCGCCAGTCATTCTCAAGTACCCGTCATCAACGCCCTGACCGATTCCTTCCACCCCTGCCAGTTACTGGCCGACGTGCAGACCTTCCAGGAACATCGCGGTTCAATCGCAGGCAAGACGGTCGCCTGGATCGGAGACGGCAATAATATGTGCCAGTCTTACATCAATGCCTCGGAAGTATTTGATTTCGAATTAAGGATTGCGGCACCCAAAGGCTATGAGCCGGATCCCCTGCTGGTGCAGCAGCACAGTCATCGGGTCTCGCTGTGCAGCACTCCCCAGGAGGCGGTCCGAGACGTGGACCTGGTGGTCACAGATGTCTGGGCCTCTATGGGGCAGGAATCCGAGCAGTCACAGCGGCTGCAACTGTTTGCTGCCTACCAGGTCAATGAGGCGTTGTTGGCGCTGGCCAACAGCAGGGCTTTGTTCATGCATTGCCTGCCGGCCCACCGGGGTGAGGAAGTCAGTGCCGGGGTAATCGATGCGCCGGATAGCGTGGTTTGGGACGAAGCTGAAAACCGTATGCACTCACAAAGAGCATTACTGGAATTTCTCTGTATCAGCAATTTACTCAATTGA